One window of the Daphnia pulex isolate KAP4 chromosome 8, ASM2113471v1 genome contains the following:
- the LOC124199616 gene encoding high mobility group protein 20A-like isoform X3 — protein MEGHHQQSNATNMHQQHTNPEPTTKNRSAGGGGAGKTSKKRKRNQDLGPGAPRQPVNGYVRFLNERREQVRAANPSAGFADIMKIMAQEWTQLPAEEKQKYMQAAEQDRQRYQKELQEYQQTEAYKSYVQQQQQQHVQQQLHLQQQQRQAMQATHQSQSQQQPAAHSSHSQVQAQPYIQQIQSYNPQLHIVQHMQPGQHQQHGDRSNNAAGHRPDGSGNQVGVFDIPIFTEEFLDHNKVSIAPMHGSGYSFLPITLKPFPSNPVMFDVAFQNDSIVDAKRAKLPMCHFLV, from the exons ATGGAAGGTCATCACCAGCAGTCTAATGCAACCAATATGCACCAGCAGCACACAAATCCAGAACCAACCACTAAAAATCGTAgtgcaggaggaggaggtgcaggcaaaacaagtaaaaagaggaaaaggaaTCAAGATCTTGGTCCAGGAGCCCCTCGTCAACCTGTTAATG gTTATGTACGGTTCCTAAACGAAAGAAGAGAACAAGTACGAGCTGCCAATCCAAGTGCAGGTTTTGCTGATATTATGAAAATAATGGCCCAAGAATGGACTCAACTACCTGCTGaggaaaagcaaaaatatATGCAAGCTGCTGAACAGGACCGTCAACGCTATCAAAAAGAATTGCAAGAATATCAACAGACAGAAGCTTACAAAAGCTAtgttcaacagcaacaacagcaacatgtTCAACAACAATTAcatttgcaacaacaacaaagacaaGCTATGCAAGCTACTCATCAATCTCAGTCACAG CAACAACCGGCGGCACATTCATCTCACAGCCAAGTCCAGGCTCAGCCATACATTCAACAAATCCAGAGTTACAACCCCCAGTTGCATATTGTCCAACATATGCAGCCAGGGCAACATCAACAGCATGGCGATAGAAGTAACAATGCCGCTGGTCACCGTCCTGATGGGTCAGGAAATCAAGTCGGTGTGTTCGACATTCCCATCTTCACGGAAGAATTTCTCGATCACAACAAAG TGAGCATTGCACCAATGCATGGGTCTGGCTATTCCTTCTTACCCATCACCTTGAAACCGTTTCCTTCTAACCCTGTTATGTTTGATGTggcttttcaaaatgattcaaTAGTAGATGCTAAACGAGCTAAGCTGCCGATGTGTCATTTTCTCGTGTAG
- the LOC124199616 gene encoding high mobility group protein 20A-like isoform X1, with protein MEGHHQQSNATNMHQQHTNPEPTTKNRSAGGGGAGKTSKKRKRNQDLGPGAPRQPVNGYVRFLNERREQVRAANPSAGFADIMKIMAQEWTQLPAEEKQKYMQAAEQDRQRYQKELQEYQQTEAYKSYVQQQQQQHVQQQLHLQQQQRQAMQATHQSQSQQQPAAHSSHSQVQAQPYIQQIQSYNPQLHIVQHMQPGQHQQHGDRSNNAAGHRPDGSGNQVGVFDIPIFTEEFLDHNKVRETELRQLRKASAEYEEQNSALRKHVETLQAAVSRLEAETEQQRRHSAALQHHLDSLRDVLANSFAHLPLPGYNETPTSQTVDNYMAHLRSIIQEGSPENAGLIAAARDIISRLNYSA; from the exons ATGGAAGGTCATCACCAGCAGTCTAATGCAACCAATATGCACCAGCAGCACACAAATCCAGAACCAACCACTAAAAATCGTAgtgcaggaggaggaggtgcaggcaaaacaagtaaaaagaggaaaaggaaTCAAGATCTTGGTCCAGGAGCCCCTCGTCAACCTGTTAATG gTTATGTACGGTTCCTAAACGAAAGAAGAGAACAAGTACGAGCTGCCAATCCAAGTGCAGGTTTTGCTGATATTATGAAAATAATGGCCCAAGAATGGACTCAACTACCTGCTGaggaaaagcaaaaatatATGCAAGCTGCTGAACAGGACCGTCAACGCTATCAAAAAGAATTGCAAGAATATCAACAGACAGAAGCTTACAAAAGCTAtgttcaacagcaacaacagcaacatgtTCAACAACAATTAcatttgcaacaacaacaaagacaaGCTATGCAAGCTACTCATCAATCTCAGTCACAG CAACAACCGGCGGCACATTCATCTCACAGCCAAGTCCAGGCTCAGCCATACATTCAACAAATCCAGAGTTACAACCCCCAGTTGCATATTGTCCAACATATGCAGCCAGGGCAACATCAACAGCATGGCGATAGAAGTAACAATGCCGCTGGTCACCGTCCTGATGGGTCAGGAAATCAAGTCGGTGTGTTCGACATTCCCATCTTCACGGAAGAATTTCTCGATCACAACAAAG TCCGAGAAACAGAGCTGCGGCAGCTGCGGAAAGCTTCAGCCGAGTACGAGGAGCAGAATAGCGCCCTGCGGAAGCACGTCGAGACTCTTCAAGCGGCCGTCAGTCGACTGGAAGCGGAAACAGAGCAGCAGCGACGACACAGCGCCGCGCTACAGCATCACCTCGACAGCCTGCGCGATGTGCTGGCCAACAGTTTTGCCCATTTGCCCCTTCCAG gtTATAATGAGACTCCGACGTCACAAACGGTGGATAACTACATGGCCCATTTGCGCTCCATAATCCAGGAAGGATCGCCTGAAAATGCTGGATTGATTGCCGCCGCTCGCGATATCATATCGCGTCTGAATTATTCCGCCTAA
- the LOC124199616 gene encoding high mobility group protein 20A-like isoform X2, which produces MEGHHQQSNATNMHQQHTNPEPTTKNRSAGGGGAGKTSKKRKRNQDLGPGAPRQPVNGYVRFLNERREQVRAANPSAGFADIMKIMAQEWTQLPAEEKQKYMQAAEQDRQRYQKELQEYQQTEAYKSYVQQQQQQHVQQQLHLQQQQRQAMQATHQSQSQQQPAAHSSHSQVQAQPYIQQIQSYNPQLHIVQHMQPGQHQQHGDRSNNAAGHRPDGSGNQVGVFDIPIFTEEFLDHNKVRETELRQLRKASAEYEEQNSALRKHVETLQAAVSRLEAETEQQRRHSAALQHHLDSLRDVLANSFAHLPLPGEPTFRIYSDLRMDQIWKY; this is translated from the exons ATGGAAGGTCATCACCAGCAGTCTAATGCAACCAATATGCACCAGCAGCACACAAATCCAGAACCAACCACTAAAAATCGTAgtgcaggaggaggaggtgcaggcaaaacaagtaaaaagaggaaaaggaaTCAAGATCTTGGTCCAGGAGCCCCTCGTCAACCTGTTAATG gTTATGTACGGTTCCTAAACGAAAGAAGAGAACAAGTACGAGCTGCCAATCCAAGTGCAGGTTTTGCTGATATTATGAAAATAATGGCCCAAGAATGGACTCAACTACCTGCTGaggaaaagcaaaaatatATGCAAGCTGCTGAACAGGACCGTCAACGCTATCAAAAAGAATTGCAAGAATATCAACAGACAGAAGCTTACAAAAGCTAtgttcaacagcaacaacagcaacatgtTCAACAACAATTAcatttgcaacaacaacaaagacaaGCTATGCAAGCTACTCATCAATCTCAGTCACAG CAACAACCGGCGGCACATTCATCTCACAGCCAAGTCCAGGCTCAGCCATACATTCAACAAATCCAGAGTTACAACCCCCAGTTGCATATTGTCCAACATATGCAGCCAGGGCAACATCAACAGCATGGCGATAGAAGTAACAATGCCGCTGGTCACCGTCCTGATGGGTCAGGAAATCAAGTCGGTGTGTTCGACATTCCCATCTTCACGGAAGAATTTCTCGATCACAACAAAG TCCGAGAAACAGAGCTGCGGCAGCTGCGGAAAGCTTCAGCCGAGTACGAGGAGCAGAATAGCGCCCTGCGGAAGCACGTCGAGACTCTTCAAGCGGCCGTCAGTCGACTGGAAGCGGAAACAGAGCAGCAGCGACGACACAGCGCCGCGCTACAGCATCACCTCGACAGCCTGCGCGATGTGCTGGCCAACAGTTTTGCCCATTTGCCCCTTCCAGGTGAACCAACTTTCAGAATCTATTCAGATTTAAGAATGGACCAAATCTGGAAATACTAG